CTGAATTTATGCTTGATTATGAAGTCGCACATGCAGGACTAACTGAATTACATATCGTAGAAACCATGCATGAACGTAAAGCCATGATGGCGGAACGTGCAAGTGCATTTATTGCGTTACCAGGTGGTTTAGGAACATTTGAAGAAATATTGGAAATAGCCACTTGGGGCCAACTCAACCAACATCAAAAGCCCATGATTTTATATAACGTAAATGGCTTTTATAATGCATTGATCGCCCAATTAGACCATGCAGTTCAAGAAGGTTTTCTACCCCTTCAGCACCGAGCTAAATTAATTGTATGTGAAGAGGTCGATCAAATTTATAACGTCATTAAAAATCTAAAAATGCCGAAAAGATTT
This genomic stretch from Acinetobacter pittii harbors:
- a CDS encoding TIGR00730 family Rossman fold protein gives rise to the protein MNSVLTMAVNDLPITAVKTKQPLIALYCGSRAGNNPIYREKAIELAHGIAEQGFGLVYGGASIGLMGQVADSVLANGGEAVGVIPEFMLDYEVAHAGLTELHIVETMHERKAMMAERASAFIALPGGLGTFEEILEIATWGQLNQHQKPMILYNVNGFYNALIAQLDHAVQEGFLPLQHRAKLIVCEEVDQIYNVIKNLKMPKRFVV